The following proteins come from a genomic window of Corallococcus sp. NCRR:
- a CDS encoding citrate/2-methylcitrate synthase, whose protein sequence is MPASEAAALLGVKLATLYTYVSRGLVRCVPVQGTKENRYARADLERLKVRHDARAGHAAVAAGALRWGEPVIDSAVSRVEAKGLAYRGSHSAVELATKGRSFEDVAELLWSGALPKHRDTTWPTPRAPFPPAALAALLPQGTPPAKVLATLVSLLGARDAVRFAAPPAQELERARSLLRHLAAWVCAARAPERVASALRQRTVADSLAHAWDARSSHAPEALNQALVLCADHELNVSTFAARVTASSGADLYACVGAAMAALSGARHGGACDRVEALLTEVGRPERAKEVVDTYVHRGGSVPGFGHRLYPQGDPRTPPLILAARELRPEAKAVRVGSALVQVMRDAGHPAPSMEVGLVMLAEALGLPKGAAATVFAVGRSAGWVAHVLEQREQGHLLRPRARYVGPSSPGTD, encoded by the coding sequence GTGCCGGCGAGCGAGGCCGCGGCGCTGCTCGGCGTGAAGCTCGCGACGCTCTACACCTACGTGAGCCGCGGACTGGTGCGGTGCGTGCCGGTGCAGGGGACGAAGGAGAACCGCTACGCACGCGCGGACCTGGAGCGGCTGAAGGTCCGCCACGACGCGAGGGCCGGACACGCGGCGGTGGCGGCCGGAGCGCTGCGTTGGGGCGAGCCCGTCATCGACTCCGCCGTGTCGCGCGTGGAGGCCAAGGGCCTGGCCTACCGGGGAAGCCACTCCGCGGTGGAGCTGGCCACGAAGGGGCGCTCCTTCGAGGACGTGGCGGAGCTGCTCTGGTCCGGCGCGCTGCCGAAACACCGGGACACGACGTGGCCCACGCCGCGAGCCCCCTTCCCTCCCGCCGCGCTGGCGGCGCTCCTTCCCCAGGGCACGCCTCCCGCGAAGGTGCTGGCGACGCTGGTGTCCCTGCTGGGCGCGCGGGACGCGGTGCGCTTCGCCGCGCCACCGGCTCAAGAACTCGAGCGGGCCCGGAGCCTGCTGCGTCACCTGGCGGCGTGGGTGTGCGCGGCCCGGGCGCCGGAACGCGTGGCCTCCGCCCTGAGGCAGCGGACGGTGGCGGACTCGCTGGCGCACGCGTGGGACGCCCGCTCATCTCACGCGCCGGAAGCATTGAACCAGGCGCTGGTGCTCTGCGCGGACCATGAGCTGAACGTGTCGACGTTCGCCGCCCGGGTGACGGCCTCCTCCGGCGCGGACCTGTACGCGTGCGTGGGCGCGGCGATGGCGGCGCTCTCAGGCGCGAGGCACGGGGGCGCGTGCGACCGCGTGGAGGCGCTCCTCACGGAGGTGGGCCGTCCGGAGCGGGCGAAGGAGGTGGTGGACACGTACGTGCACCGGGGCGGGTCGGTGCCGGGCTTCGGCCACCGGCTGTATCCCCAGGGAGACCCACGCACGCCCCCGCTCATCCTGGCCGCGCGGGAGCTGCGCCCGGAGGCGAAGGCGGTGCGCGTGGGCTCCGCGCTGGTGCAGGTGATGCGCGACGCGGGACATCCCGCCCCTTCGATGGAGGTGGGGCTGGTGATGCTGGCGGAGGCGCTGGGGCTGCCCAAGGGCGCGGCGGCGACGGTGTTCGCGGTGGGGCGCTCGGCGGGCTGGGTGGCGCACGTGCTGGAACAGCGGGAGCAGGGCCATCTGCTGCGCCCCAGGGCTCGCTACGTCGGCCCCTCTTCACCAGGGACGGATTGA
- a CDS encoding PQQ-dependent sugar dehydrogenase, with the protein MRTPLMASLLFLMMSAPARAAVPAGFVETTYSSSRLTPATGMAWAPDGSGRLFVTLKNGVVRTVAMKGGVLETEAGTTTLVTSTFATEPTVHTNSECGLIGIAFDPNYVVNRYVYFFVTVSASEQRIVRYTDSNGTGIARTEVVTRLPTAGNNHDGGGLGFGPDGKLYWAIGDLGNGSGVDADLTSLAAKVGRANLDGTPVNDNPFNDGVGPNNEYIWARGLRNPFTFTFQPTTGLLWVNDVGDGYEQVLVVNRRSHAGYNDYENNQPVGNDYITPVIKYRTNGFDSRNVTATGAVRSGGVTTFTTTTPHGLRKGEKLTLEGVGDTSFNGEFYVASANNAPTTTTFTVAQPGLPDATSGGGTVTTQALGGSITGGVFYDATLFPPEYRGNYFFGDFNSAQVTRATLAADNSVATVDAWGTGFAANVDMSVGPDGALYALGYTNGVVRRVTPTATGQKLIVSGLNLRLMEGGRAAFTVRLAQAPTSAVTVNVARALGGSEDLRVAGSDTLSFTAQNWSAPRVVVLESVVDEDEDEDVATFTVASEGLTTESVVATTIDSNAARLVLSTSRLSVPEGGTATFEVSLSKRPSSNVTVTVAKTQGDPDLTVTSAAMLAFTTSNWNTPQTVTLQAAQDADTVDGTATITLALPGLDARTLEAVEADDEPLQPTISSTPITTATEGVEYRYDLEAVGRPQPTYSLEGSVPPGMSIDATTGLITWTPSAAGTVDVLVRATNGVPPDAEQAFSITTEAAQGEPDAGADAGTGTSDAGTGNPDAGTGNPLPEDDSGCGCGAAPVAPLAWLALVALATRRKRSRAS; encoded by the coding sequence ATGCGTACCCCCCTCATGGCCTCACTGCTGTTCCTGATGATGTCCGCGCCGGCCCGGGCCGCCGTGCCGGCGGGCTTCGTGGAGACGACCTACTCGTCCAGCCGCCTGACGCCGGCCACCGGCATGGCGTGGGCTCCGGATGGCTCGGGGCGCCTGTTCGTCACACTGAAGAACGGCGTCGTGCGGACGGTGGCCATGAAGGGTGGCGTCCTGGAGACGGAGGCCGGCACCACCACGCTGGTGACGAGCACGTTCGCCACGGAGCCCACGGTCCACACCAACAGCGAGTGCGGCCTCATCGGCATCGCGTTCGACCCGAACTACGTGGTCAACCGGTACGTCTACTTCTTCGTCACCGTCTCCGCCTCCGAGCAGCGCATCGTCCGCTACACGGACTCCAACGGCACGGGCATCGCGCGCACGGAGGTCGTCACGCGGCTGCCCACGGCGGGCAACAACCACGACGGCGGCGGGCTGGGCTTCGGGCCGGACGGGAAGCTCTACTGGGCCATTGGCGACCTGGGCAACGGCTCCGGCGTGGACGCGGACCTGACGTCGCTGGCGGCCAAGGTGGGCCGCGCCAACCTGGACGGCACGCCTGTCAATGACAACCCGTTCAACGACGGCGTGGGCCCCAACAACGAATACATCTGGGCGCGCGGCCTGCGAAACCCCTTCACCTTCACGTTCCAGCCCACCACCGGCCTCCTGTGGGTCAACGACGTGGGCGATGGCTACGAGCAGGTCCTCGTCGTGAACCGGCGCAGCCACGCCGGCTACAACGACTACGAGAACAACCAGCCCGTCGGGAACGACTACATCACCCCGGTCATCAAGTACCGCACCAACGGTTTTGACTCGCGCAACGTCACCGCCACGGGCGCGGTGCGCAGCGGGGGCGTCACCACCTTCACCACCACCACGCCGCACGGCCTTCGCAAGGGGGAGAAGCTCACGCTCGAGGGCGTGGGCGACACGAGCTTCAACGGCGAGTTCTACGTCGCGAGCGCGAACAACGCGCCCACCACCACCACCTTCACCGTGGCCCAGCCGGGCCTGCCGGACGCCACCAGTGGCGGGGGCACCGTGACGACGCAGGCGCTGGGCGGCTCCATCACCGGCGGCGTCTTCTACGACGCCACGCTCTTCCCGCCGGAGTACCGGGGCAACTACTTCTTTGGCGACTTCAACAGCGCCCAGGTGACGCGCGCCACGCTGGCGGCGGACAACTCGGTGGCGACGGTGGACGCGTGGGGGACGGGCTTCGCCGCCAACGTGGACATGAGCGTGGGGCCGGACGGCGCGCTCTACGCGCTGGGGTACACCAACGGCGTGGTGCGCCGGGTGACGCCCACGGCCACCGGCCAGAAGCTGATTGTGTCCGGGCTCAACCTGCGCCTGATGGAGGGCGGACGCGCGGCCTTCACCGTGCGCCTGGCCCAGGCGCCCACCTCGGCCGTGACGGTGAACGTGGCGCGGGCCCTGGGCGGCTCCGAGGACCTGCGCGTGGCAGGCAGTGACACGCTGAGCTTCACCGCGCAGAACTGGAGCGCGCCGCGGGTCGTGGTGCTCGAGTCGGTGGTGGACGAGGACGAGGACGAGGACGTCGCCACCTTCACGGTGGCCTCCGAGGGCCTGACGACGGAGTCGGTGGTGGCCACCACCATCGACTCCAATGCGGCCCGGCTGGTGCTGTCCACCTCCCGGCTCTCCGTGCCCGAGGGCGGCACGGCCACGTTCGAGGTGTCCCTGTCCAAGCGCCCCTCTTCGAACGTCACCGTCACCGTGGCGAAGACGCAGGGGGATCCGGACCTCACCGTGACCTCCGCGGCCATGCTCGCGTTCACGACATCCAACTGGAACACGCCGCAGACCGTCACGCTCCAGGCAGCGCAGGACGCGGACACCGTGGACGGCACGGCCACCATCACACTCGCCCTGCCCGGCCTGGACGCGCGCACGCTGGAGGCCGTGGAGGCGGATGACGAACCGCTCCAGCCGACCATCTCCTCCACGCCCATCACCACCGCCACCGAGGGCGTCGAGTACCGCTACGACTTGGAGGCGGTGGGCCGGCCGCAGCCCACGTATTCGCTGGAGGGCTCGGTGCCGCCGGGCATGAGCATCGACGCGACCACCGGCCTCATCACCTGGACGCCGTCGGCGGCGGGCACCGTGGACGTGCTCGTGCGGGCGACCAACGGCGTGCCTCCGGACGCTGAGCAGGCCTTCAGCATCACCACGGAGGCGGCGCAGGGCGAGCCGGATGCCGGCGCTGACGCGGGCACGGGGACCTCCGACGCCGGCACGGGGAACCCGGACGCGGGCACGGGCAATCCGCTGCCCGAGGACGACTCCGGCTGCGGCTGCGGCGCGGCCCCGGTGGCCCCGCTCGCGTGGCTGGCGCTCGTCGCGCTGGCCACCCGGCGCAAGCGCTCGCGCGCGAGCTGA
- a CDS encoding ABC transporter permease, whose protein sequence is MAPLLLQELLFALRRLRRSPTFTVVAVATLALGIGANVAIFSVVHAVLLRPLPLRDDARLVRLFSVGRQGPGPTSPPDLMDLREQTRTFEGLAGVAPVQVTLGADRTEASPMKVQAGMVTAGFFQVLGPRVRLGRALQAGDDAPGAPQVVVLSHALWQRRFGGSPDVLGRTVNLGGLLPWTVVGVMAPGFDFPSRAELWTPLVQDASMTKPEARGAHWLEVYGRLGPGVSLERARADAAAVARSLAARYPATNADMGASVESLRDVLVGPVRPSLLLLLGAVGLVLLIACANLMHLLLARAASREAETSVRLALGASRGRIARELLVESALLSALGGGAGLLAAMWALDALAAFGPRDIPRIDEVSLDGTVLAFTAGLSVFTTLLFGLVPAWQTSRVELARVLRTAGEGAGGAAHHHRTRAALIVAETALAVLLLVSAGLLLRSFVHLRRVDPGFQPEGVLTVKLSLPPIRYAMGSAAPAAFYDGLLERLRSLPGVSVAGAVNAVPLEGKRWTLAVRDPQRPVAPGTEPWQASMRIVTPGALEALRVSVLRGRGLLPEDRGAGGRAVLINAEAARRFWPGEDPLGRTLDLDMDLGNGAFGGRVVGVVANLATEGLAAPAAPEVYVPYEQARTTDMVLVLRTTGEPLALAGAVRAEVRGLDANLAVGSTRTLASVVDETVAPLRFYLLLASLFAGVALVLAAVGLYGVVAYAVVQRTRELGIRMALGARAGQLMRMVLSHYLRLTAVGLVLGLGLAWGASRALSHLLNGVGPTDPLTYGVVVAVLGAVAFLAALLPARRAAHVPPAVVLRAD, encoded by the coding sequence ATGGCTCCCCTCCTCCTCCAGGAACTCCTGTTCGCGCTGCGGCGGCTGCGGCGCAGCCCCACCTTCACCGTCGTGGCGGTGGCCACGCTGGCGCTGGGCATTGGCGCCAACGTCGCCATCTTCAGCGTGGTGCACGCGGTGCTGCTGCGGCCGTTGCCCCTGCGCGACGACGCGCGGCTCGTGCGGCTGTTCAGCGTCGGCCGGCAGGGGCCGGGGCCGACGTCACCGCCGGACCTGATGGACCTGCGCGAGCAGACGCGGACCTTCGAGGGGCTCGCCGGCGTGGCGCCCGTGCAGGTGACGCTCGGGGCGGACCGGACGGAGGCCTCGCCCATGAAGGTGCAGGCCGGGATGGTGACGGCCGGGTTCTTCCAGGTGCTGGGGCCTCGCGTGCGGTTGGGCCGCGCGCTCCAGGCCGGGGATGACGCGCCGGGGGCGCCCCAGGTGGTGGTGCTGTCACATGCGCTCTGGCAGCGCCGCTTCGGCGGCAGTCCCGACGTGCTGGGGCGCACGGTGAACCTGGGCGGCCTCCTGCCGTGGACGGTGGTGGGCGTGATGGCGCCGGGCTTCGACTTCCCGTCGCGCGCGGAGCTGTGGACGCCGCTGGTCCAGGACGCGTCCATGACGAAGCCGGAGGCGCGCGGCGCGCACTGGCTGGAGGTGTATGGGCGGCTGGGGCCTGGCGTGAGCCTCGAGCGGGCGAGGGCCGACGCGGCGGCGGTCGCGCGGAGCCTAGCGGCGCGGTATCCGGCGACGAACGCGGACATGGGCGCGAGCGTGGAGTCCCTGCGCGACGTGCTGGTGGGCCCGGTGCGCCCCTCGTTGTTGTTGCTGCTGGGCGCGGTGGGGCTGGTGCTGCTCATCGCGTGCGCCAATCTCATGCACCTGCTGTTGGCGCGGGCCGCGTCGCGCGAGGCGGAGACCTCCGTGCGGCTCGCGCTGGGGGCCAGCCGGGGGCGCATCGCGCGGGAGCTGCTGGTGGAGAGCGCGCTCCTGTCGGCGCTGGGGGGCGGAGCGGGGCTGCTCGCGGCGATGTGGGCGCTGGATGCGCTGGCGGCGTTCGGGCCCCGGGACATCCCGCGCATCGACGAGGTGTCGCTCGATGGCACCGTGCTGGCGTTCACCGCGGGCCTGTCGGTGTTCACCACGCTGCTCTTCGGGCTGGTGCCGGCGTGGCAGACATCGCGGGTGGAGCTGGCGCGCGTGCTGCGGACCGCGGGCGAGGGCGCGGGCGGCGCCGCGCATCACCACCGCACCCGCGCGGCGCTCATCGTGGCGGAGACGGCGCTGGCGGTGCTGCTGCTGGTGAGCGCGGGGCTGCTTTTGCGCAGCTTCGTGCACCTGCGGCGGGTCGACCCGGGCTTCCAGCCAGAGGGCGTGTTGACGGTGAAGCTGAGCCTGCCGCCCATCCGCTACGCCATGGGCAGCGCGGCGCCCGCGGCCTTCTACGACGGGCTGCTCGAGCGGCTGCGCAGCCTGCCCGGGGTGAGCGTGGCGGGCGCGGTGAACGCGGTTCCCCTGGAGGGGAAGCGGTGGACGCTCGCGGTGCGAGACCCTCAGCGGCCGGTGGCGCCGGGCACGGAGCCCTGGCAGGCCAGCATGCGCATCGTCACGCCGGGCGCGTTGGAGGCGCTGCGGGTGTCCGTGCTGCGCGGCCGGGGGCTATTGCCGGAGGACCGGGGCGCGGGTGGCCGCGCGGTGTTGATCAACGCGGAGGCCGCGCGCCGCTTCTGGCCGGGAGAGGATCCGCTGGGCCGCACGCTGGACCTGGACATGGACCTGGGCAACGGCGCGTTCGGAGGCCGGGTGGTGGGGGTGGTGGCGAACCTGGCCACGGAGGGGCTGGCCGCGCCCGCCGCGCCGGAGGTGTATGTGCCCTATGAGCAGGCGCGGACGACGGACATGGTGCTGGTGCTCCGCACGACCGGAGAGCCCCTGGCGCTGGCCGGGGCGGTGCGGGCGGAGGTCCGGGGGCTGGACGCGAACCTGGCGGTGGGAAGCACACGGACGCTGGCGTCGGTGGTGGATGAAACGGTGGCGCCGCTGCGCTTCTATCTCCTGCTGGCGAGCCTCTTCGCGGGGGTGGCGTTGGTGCTGGCGGCGGTGGGGCTCTACGGGGTGGTGGCCTACGCGGTGGTGCAGCGCACGCGAGAGCTGGGCATCCGCATGGCATTGGGTGCAAGGGCGGGCCAGCTGATGCGCATGGTGTTGAGCCACTACCTGCGGCTCACGGCGGTGGGGCTGGTGTTGGGGCTGGGGCTCGCATGGGGTGCCAGCCGCGCGCTGTCCCATCTGCTCAACGGCGTGGGGCCCACGGATCCGCTCACGTATGGAGTGGTGGTGGCGGTGCTCGGCGCCGTGGCCTTCCTCGCGGCGCTGTTGCCAGCGCGAAGGGCCGCGCACGTGCCCCCCGCGGTCGTGCTCCGGGCGGACTGA
- a CDS encoding GNAT family N-acetyltransferase, giving the protein MISIRRLEQATPGEREALAELLIDSVEGGASVGFLPPLARDAAVEYWRGVLTALGPGLLLWVAEVDGRIDGTVQLAPSLRPNGLHRAEVQKLLVHSRARGQGLASRLLQEVEAYARGAGRTLLVLDTLAGSKAEAVYQHFQWQRAGEIPDWARHTDGELHPTVLFFKRLVP; this is encoded by the coding sequence ATGATTTCCATCCGGAGACTCGAACAGGCGACCCCCGGGGAGCGGGAGGCGCTGGCCGAACTGCTCATCGACTCCGTCGAAGGAGGCGCGTCGGTGGGCTTCCTGCCGCCGCTCGCGAGGGACGCGGCGGTGGAGTACTGGCGGGGCGTGCTCACGGCGCTGGGGCCGGGGCTGCTGCTCTGGGTCGCGGAGGTGGACGGGCGCATCGACGGCACCGTGCAGCTCGCGCCGTCGCTGCGACCCAACGGGCTGCACCGCGCGGAGGTGCAGAAGTTGCTCGTGCACTCGCGGGCCCGGGGGCAGGGGCTCGCGTCGCGGTTGCTCCAGGAGGTGGAAGCGTACGCGCGGGGCGCGGGGCGCACGCTGCTGGTGCTCGACACGCTGGCGGGCTCGAAGGCGGAGGCCGTCTACCAGCACTTCCAGTGGCAGCGCGCCGGAGAGATTCCGGACTGGGCGCGGCACACCGACGGTGAGCTGCACCCCACGGTCCTCTTCTTCAAGCGCCTCGTGCCCTGA
- a CDS encoding alpha/beta fold hydrolase, with amino-acid sequence MHREGAAVIRMLVLLGALAGASARAEVTRAEFLVPSEEGIEVSVREVKDAGMQVANLPPLILLHGARVPGRASFDLPVEGGSIAAELARAGHAVYLMDARGYGGSTRPLAMSTPAKGRPLVGSHEVVQDVHAVVGWVKARTGQRRVGLVGWATGGHWAGMYASLHPDNVSHLVMLNALYAGSAEHKMLGRGTDFEDPKRPGHFNAEGMGAYRWNTGASLMAVWDRQLPESEEERVKWRDPEVAASFQREAVTSDPLGPSRTPFAFRAPSGALEDSFYLATGRQLWDGASITGKVLILRAENDFWSRPEDVTRLQEHLNHAASVKAVVLPGATHFVHLERPERGRRLLMDELLRFTGARVTPAPKPPKPPQP; translated from the coding sequence ATGCATCGAGAAGGCGCGGCCGTGATCCGGATGCTGGTGCTGCTGGGCGCGTTGGCCGGGGCCAGCGCGCGGGCGGAGGTGACGCGCGCGGAGTTCCTGGTGCCGTCGGAGGAGGGCATCGAGGTGTCCGTGCGCGAGGTGAAGGACGCGGGCATGCAGGTGGCCAACCTGCCGCCGCTCATCCTCCTGCACGGCGCGCGGGTGCCGGGGCGCGCCTCGTTCGACCTGCCCGTCGAGGGCGGCTCCATCGCGGCGGAGCTGGCCCGCGCGGGGCATGCGGTGTACCTCATGGATGCGCGCGGCTATGGCGGCTCCACGCGGCCCCTGGCCATGAGCACGCCCGCGAAGGGCCGGCCCCTGGTGGGCTCACATGAGGTCGTGCAGGACGTGCACGCGGTGGTGGGCTGGGTGAAGGCGCGCACGGGGCAGCGCCGCGTGGGGCTGGTGGGCTGGGCCACGGGAGGTCACTGGGCGGGCATGTACGCCAGCCTCCACCCGGACAACGTCAGCCACCTGGTGATGCTCAACGCGCTGTACGCGGGCAGCGCGGAGCACAAGATGCTGGGCAGGGGCACGGACTTCGAGGACCCGAAGCGGCCGGGACACTTCAACGCGGAGGGCATGGGCGCCTACCGCTGGAACACGGGCGCGTCGCTGATGGCGGTGTGGGACCGGCAGCTACCAGAGTCGGAGGAGGAGCGGGTGAAGTGGAGGGACCCGGAGGTGGCGGCGTCGTTCCAGCGTGAGGCGGTCACGAGTGATCCGCTGGGGCCGTCCCGCACGCCGTTCGCCTTCCGGGCGCCGTCCGGGGCGCTGGAGGACAGCTTCTACCTGGCCACGGGCCGGCAGCTGTGGGACGGCGCGTCCATCACGGGGAAGGTGCTCATCCTGCGCGCGGAGAATGACTTCTGGAGCCGGCCGGAGGACGTCACGCGCCTCCAGGAGCACCTGAACCACGCGGCCAGCGTGAAGGCCGTGGTGCTCCCGGGCGCGACGCACTTCGTGCACCTCGAGCGGCCGGAGCGGGGCCGCCGCCTCCTGATGGACGAGCTGCTGCGCTTCACCGGCGCCCGCGTCACCCCCGCGCCGAAGCCCCCGAAGCCGCCCCAGCCGTGA